From the genome of Alicyclobacillus sp. SO9:
TCAGAAAGTCCATGAACGACATTTGTCCGGACAGAAGTTGGCCTTGTTCCGGCGCAGGCAGTGCAAGTGCACACGGGCGGTTGCTGGTATCCATCAGTGCGAAAACCATCCCCGTTTCCTCTGCGCACTCGCGCAACGCTCCGGCCGCATACACGGCATCATCCCGGTTTTCCTGCTGCTGCAGCGTCCCGCTCCACCGCTCTCTCGCTATGAGATAGTCGCCGTCGTCAATGGCTCCTCCAGGAAAAGACAGAAAGCCAGGCAAAAACCGCATGTTCTTTGCTCGCTGCAGCGTGAGCACCTCTACTCCGTTGGCGGTGCTCTTCAAGACAAGAAGGGATGCGGCGGGGCGAATTGGCACTGAATCATTGGAAGGGCTTTGTTGCAAAAACAACACCTCCT
Proteins encoded in this window:
- a CDS encoding NUDIX domain-containing protein, yielding MQQSPSNDSVPIRPAASLLVLKSTANGVEVLTLQRAKNMRFLPGFLSFPGGAIDDGDYLIARERWSGTLQQQENRDDAVYAAGALRECAEETGMVFALMDTSNRPCALALPAPEQGQLLSGQMSFMDFLNAGPWWIAGGALRFVGSWTTPPGVSSRYETRFFACQADEATARIRINEQESAWGEWRDPAQLLQQIQAGTAKAAPPTVAMLKALTECASAEECMSKLTVLPPSPEELARLARNLMQQ